The genomic interval AAAACGCCTGGATGCACAGTTTCAGGAAGCATACGCTTCCATACTGGATGGTAAAGAACAGGAAGCAATCAAGCTGATTGATACCTTTCTCACGGAATCTAATGCAACCTGGACTGCATGGTTCCTTCGTGGATGGGCTTTCCGTCGACTGGGAGACTACCCCGAAGCCGAACGAAGCTTTAAAACCGCCCTCAAGTTGAGCGAGCCCCAGGCGGATATCCTCAACGAACTTGCCATCTGCACCATGGAAAACGGTAATTTTGACGAAAGCCTGGTTTATCTGGATAAAGCCCTTGAACTTGAGCCTGGCAACGTAAAAATTCTATCGAATATGGGCATCATTTCCCTCAAGCAGGGAAACCCGGCAGAAGGCGAAGAGTATTTCCAAAAGGTCCTTGAAATTGATCCGAATGATCCTATTGCTCTCAACTTTCTGAAATTTCTTGATTCATCCGCCTGACGAAATTTTTCAAAAAATCAGCTTTTCTCTCTAAAGTTTAAGACCCGGGGTACCGAAGGTGTGAGTAAGGTAAAGTAGGCTTTACTTTGGTGCGTCGGGGCGGTATTTCCCCCTATTCTGTTTATCGGAATCCAGTATCCAGGGTTTAGCAAAACTTTCCTAAAAAAATGAAAAAAGGCAAGGATGCCTTTTTCTAACAATCTTTTCATGGAGGAAGAGATGATCATTAATCACAACATGAGCGCGATGTTTGCCAACAATCGCCTCAGCCAGACTCACAAAAATGTTCAGGACAACATGGAGAAGCTGTCTTCCGGACTGCGAATCAACCGTGCCGGCGATGACGCTTCCGGACTGGCGGTATCTGAAAAGATGCGTTCCCAGATCCGCGGCCTGAATCAGGCTGCAGATAATGCAGAGAACGGTATCTCCTTTATCCAGACCACGGAAGGATATCTGCAGGAGTCTCAGGACATACTGCACAGGATGAGGGAACTGGCTGTACAGTCCGCCAACGGCATCTACTCCGACGAAGACCGTATGCAGATCCAGGTAGAGGTTTCCCAGCTGGTTGACGAGATCGACCGCATTGCCAGTCATGCCCAGTTCAACGGAATGAACATGCTGACCGGACGTTTCGCCTCAGATATGGGAGAAAACGTTGTTACCGCTTCCATGTGGTTCCACATCGGCGCCAACATGGACCAGAGGGAACGGGTTTTTATCGGCACCATGACCTCAAACGCCCTGGGTGTACGGGACATCGGTTCCAATGAGATTCTCAGCATGTCTTCTCCTGACCAGGCCAACCGGGCTATTGGTACTTTGGATGCAGCACTGCAGAAGATCAACAAGCAGCGGGCTGATCTGGGAGCCTACCAGAACCGTCTTGAGCACGCAGTTGTTGGTATTACCGTGGGGGCAGAAAACCTTCAGG from Marispirochaeta sp. carries:
- a CDS encoding flagellin; its protein translation is MIINHNMSAMFANNRLSQTHKNVQDNMEKLSSGLRINRAGDDASGLAVSEKMRSQIRGLNQAADNAENGISFIQTTEGYLQESQDILHRMRELAVQSANGIYSDEDRMQIQVEVSQLVDEIDRIASHAQFNGMNMLTGRFASDMGENVVTASMWFHIGANMDQRERVFIGTMTSNALGVRDIGSNEILSMSSPDQANRAIGTLDAALQKINKQRADLGAYQNRLEHAVVGITVGAENLQAAESRIRDVDMASEMVDYSKNQILVQSGTAMLAQANMKTQSVLQLLG